The Halalkalibacter krulwichiae genome has a segment encoding these proteins:
- a CDS encoding thiamine pyrophosphate-binding protein — protein MYTTSTAFLEALQEANVSYIFANLGSDHPAMIESLAKAQRDNRELPEVIVCPNEMVALSAAHGYAQKTGIPQAVIIHVECGTQNLGGAIHNAAKGRVPVLIFAGASPFTQEGELTGSRNEFIHWIQDVFDQRGIMRGYTKYNHEIRSGKNVKQLVHRAMQFAKSEPKGPVYLMGHGK, from the coding sequence ATGTATACGACAAGCACCGCTTTTTTAGAAGCGTTACAGGAAGCAAATGTTTCTTATATTTTTGCAAATTTAGGCAGTGACCATCCAGCGATGATTGAAAGTTTAGCGAAAGCACAACGAGATAACCGGGAACTACCTGAGGTTATCGTCTGCCCGAATGAAATGGTCGCCTTAAGCGCAGCTCACGGGTACGCTCAAAAAACAGGCATCCCACAAGCGGTCATCATCCACGTCGAATGCGGTACGCAAAACTTAGGCGGTGCGATCCACAATGCAGCTAAAGGAAGAGTGCCTGTCCTAATATTCGCTGGGGCGTCGCCGTTCACACAAGAAGGGGAACTGACCGGAAGTCGCAATGAATTCATTCACTGGATTCAAGATGTCTTCGACCAACGCGGCATCATGCGTGGCTATACAAAATACAATCACGAAATCCGCTCTGGAAAAAATGTCAAACAACTTGTCCACCGTGCGATGCAATTTGCGAAAAGCGAACCGAAAGGCCCGGTTTATTTAATGGGGCACGGGAAGTAA
- a CDS encoding thiamine pyrophosphate-dependent enzyme, with the protein MSGPDENGYKLNGDGSYLFSIPSSVHWMAKRYETPFLTIIYNNHGWKSPKLSTLGVHPTGIAQQTNQFFVDFTPDADLSKIAEAAGGAYAKKVERADELRDAIHECLEVVKGGRVAVLDVSLPNV; encoded by the coding sequence ATTAGCGGACCCGACGAAAACGGTTATAAGCTTAACGGGGATGGCTCCTACTTATTCAGCATCCCATCATCGGTTCACTGGATGGCCAAACGTTACGAAACACCTTTCCTAACAATTATTTACAACAATCACGGCTGGAAATCACCGAAACTATCGACACTCGGTGTACACCCAACCGGCATCGCCCAACAAACGAATCAATTCTTCGTCGACTTCACCCCAGACGCCGACCTATCAAAGATCGCCGAAGCCGCAGGAGGAGCGTACGCCAAAAAAGTGGAACGAGCAGATGAATTACGAGATGCGATTCACGAATGCTTAGAAGTCGTCAAAGGAGGAAGAGTAGCTGTCTTGGATGTATCGCTGCCGAATGTTTAA